In a single window of the Drosophila albomicans strain 15112-1751.03 chromosome 3, ASM965048v2, whole genome shotgun sequence genome:
- the LOC117567187 gene encoding uncharacterized protein LOC117567187: MPRNNTCRSSECAAGVNDNNNANDNDNCNGDGDQANGQQHDGIVATTATVKQEFDAAPPVCHRKSERRKIARDIFLVFEEQPSSRRRRGRGGARGKCTRAKQKFGHLSVAKTPMRSSNTNNNNSAISGSSSNNNNNNKSSVLREIKTEPKCSTAAANVSATATAAAAATATATGATATEAISGATAAVTNATATSAAATAATGMLQQLELEKPPAKMATVKLETKTASNATTAVTATVAATTAVTAAAAAATVAVAPQLSQSKQQLKTQQTPPPEAERCGEAAAAGRALAATPTTPSVNPIFLWVKQDDTRIVEVRCEDYDKRNRIRLTKTTNGWRSMPRTDASSSRIVKFFHSGVAQVKREKLQHQQSMEQEEELAQKEQQHHHHHHQLEEEEQQMTHNWSVVQEDEDQQQHLEQQQVMEEEQHHLDKQPALIESVVVVPAQQQQEQQSLEETTPDFDALLDSETNASTKATKTSTTNSSNPNTPTYQSTPSSPAPLELQLCPKTGLFLPQGVAAELPHNNEVEEEEEQEQQADVAAQDVELEQPKNLKDLLDDADDLLLQQCSSDNGSNNGVELLDSLVKRSCEDNLQGTTTTTTMATTTGSASGLSAFCVPDVAGKDLPSILGMDSSSMDDAPKCLSFNEAGEIEGLHGDLFLGIDAFDKQPETVTEATPATATEVEAEAETAETATRTELVDAELETEAEADAVVEKSTQPAQHVVTADETPKDLSYKKREEVCPPSESRSQCAVTSSSDILKAKSPELPELPAVASSIPAEVETTSETIKNLILEQFLKLNGGAGGGNSQQQAEPMDLGKGNARVGAGGDEKLHTVVIDDEDEEEAGDGDVEPTEPLRKRAKPIKMDKDPDALTQLKMLISNPQWKVPDPILVPKDRLGAVLASPAREIPLLLTTRPELRLPEAFAYPEIIQNPNILVVTMEQLEAILKNEAEQSKTTPTTPAQLLPLPLVQQLPSSKATASPSLKQQQQQQHKQQPPSKTLVTATPPPPPPATTATASSSPAADSSMSTELNATTLALLQQMLWLPYFGQLSQEFFKTLKDPLGLQRKFMSNLLPLYNSQFGLQHLDELYKHCLKQKPASEAEAPPAAAAATVAPTATAAVAASSPATPTKPPAAFNGFSSPMELAFMQKLLQQQQQQQQQQQQPQQSKATPQQQLHLEHKRARREHDHVAKATPPAVTPTVAAVPSAAPPATAAAPAVEHKPRLTCKSLSNLLEPESNVVPLLNVPFDALRRSAAMHNSHNKPASSQDAMMSSGRQLRSSKACVTYNPLEQQSKQSQQQQQMQRKRGNMLAHELQQQQQHQQQQQQQQQQHHQQQQQHLAEAAAAAAAAGGAGLDANAALWHPLFGSNPKQGYNSPWQWTTVTATGE; the protein is encoded by the exons ATGCCCAGGAACAACACTTGCAGGTCAAGTGAATGTGCAGCTGGTGTTAACGATAACAATAACGccaacgataacgataactgCAATGGTGACGGCGATCAGGCTAACGGTCAACAGCACGATGGCATTGTTGCCACCACAGCAACCGTTAAGCAGGAGTTCGATGCGGCGCCGCCCGTTTGTCACAGAAAATCAGAACGGCGAAAAATCGCTCGCGACATTTTCCTGGTGTTCGAGGAGCAGCCGAGCAGTCGAAGGAGGCGCGGCCGCGGCGGAGCGCGAGGCAAGTGTACGCGAGCCAAGCAGAAATTCGGACATCTAAGCGTGGCCAAGACGCCAatgcgcagcagcaacaccaacaataataacagcgcaatcagcggcagcagcagtaacaataacaacaacaacaagagtagcGTCTTGCGGGAGATCAAAACAGAACCAAAgtgcagcacagcagcagcaaatgtaagtgcaacggcaactgcagcagcagcagcaactgcaacagcaacgggagcaacagcaacggaaGCAATATcgggagcaacagcagcagtaacaaatgcaactgcaacatcggcagctgcaacagcggCGACAGGCATGCTGCAACAGCTGGAGCTAGAGAAGCCGCCGGCCAAAATGGCCACAGTGAAACTTGAAACCAAAACAGCatcaaatgcaacaacagcagtaacagcaacagttgctgcaacgacagcagtaacagcagcagctgcagcagcaacagttgctgttgcgccACAGTTGagccaaagcaaacaacagTTGAAGACGCAGCAAACGCCGCCGCCAGAAGCAGAAAGATGTGGggaagcagcagcggcaggaAGAGCTCtggctgccacgcccacaacgcCCAGCGTGAATCCGATTTTCCTGTGGGTCAAACAGGATGACACACGCATCGTTGAGGTGCGCTGCGAGGATTACGACAAACGCAATCGCATACGCCTCACCAAGACGACAAATGGCTGGCGTTCCATGCCCCGCACGGACGCCTCCTCGAGTCGCATTGTCAAGTTCTTCCACAGCGGCGTGGCGCAGGTGAAGCGCGAGAagctgcaacatcagcaatccatggagcaggaggaggagctgGCACaaaaggagcagcagcatcaccaccatcaccatcagcTGGAAGAGGAGGAGCAACAGATGACGCACAACTGGAGCGTAGTCCAAGAGGATGAAGACCAACAGCAGCACCTGGAACAGCAGCAAGTGATGGAGGAAGAGCAGCACCACTTGGATAAGCAGCCAGCGCTAATCGAGAGCGTGGTCGTTGTGCccgcccagcagcagcaggagcaacagtCGCTGGAGGAGACGACGCCCGACTTTGATGCGCTGCTCGATAGCGAAACGAATGCATCGACCAAGGCGACCAAGACGAGCACCACGAATAGCAGCAATCCCAATACACCAACATATCAGAGCACGCCATCGTCGCCAGCGCCGTTGGAGCTGCAACTCTGCCCCAAAACAGGACTCTTTCTGCCCCAAGGCGTGGCTGCCGAGTTGCCACACAATAACGAGGTGGAGGAGGAAGAAGAGCAGGAACAACAAGCTGATGTTGCCGCCCAAGATGTGGAACTGGAGCAGCCAAAGAATCTAAAGGATCTGCTCGACGATGCGGAtgatctgctgctgcagcaatgcagcagcgacaatggcagcaacaatggcGTCGAGCTGCTCGATTCGCTGGTGAAGCGCAGCTGCGAGGATAACTTGCAGGgcacaacgacgacaacgacgatggcAACGACGACGGGATCGGCGTCGGGATTGAGTGCGTTCTGTGTGCCCGATGTGGCGGGCAAGGATTTGCCCAGCATACTGGGcatggacagcagcagcatggaTGATGCACCCAAGTGCCTGTCGTTCAACGAGGCCGGCGAGATTGAGGGACTGCATGGGGATCTCTTCCTGGGCATCGATGCCTTCGACAAGCAACCGGAGACGGTCACAGAGGCGACGCCAGCGACGGCAACCGAAGTGGAAGCGGAGGCGGAAACGGCGGAGACAGCAACGCGAACAGAGCTGGTGGATGCGGAGCTGGAGACGGAGGCCGAGGCGGATGCAGTGGTGGAGAAGTCAACGCAACCAGCACAACATGTGGTGACCGCCGATGAAACGCCCAAGGATTTGAGCTACAAGAAGCGCGAAGAAGTTTGTCCTCCCTCGGAGTCGCGCAGTCAATGCGCCGTCACCTCCAGCTCGGACATACTGAAGGCCAAGTCACCGGAGCTGCCCGAGTTGCCAGCGGTGGCCAGCAGCATACCCGCCGAGGTGGAGACCACCTCGGAGACCATCAAGAATCTGATACTGGAGCAGTTCCTTAAGCTGAATGGCGGCGCCGGTGGCGGCAACTCGCAACAGCAAGCGGAGCCCATGGATCTGGGCAAAGGGAATGCACGTGTTGGAGCCGGTGGCGATGAGAAGCTGCACACGGTGGTCAtcgatgatgaggatgaggaggaggcggGCGATGGCGATGTGGAGCCGACGGAACCGTTGCGCAAACGCGCCAAACCCATCAAAATGGACAAGGATCCGGATGCACTGACGCAGCTCAAGATGCTGATCAGCAATCCGCAGTGGAAGGTGCCCGATCCCATACTCGTGCCAAAGGATCGCCTGGGCGCTGTGTTGGCGTCGCCAGCGCGTGAAATCCCGCTGCTGTTGACCACACGGCCAGAGTTGCGACTGCCGGAGGCGTTTGCCTATCCGGAGATCATCCAGAATCCCAACATACTGGTCGTCACCATGGAGCAACTGGAGGCCATACTCAAGAACGAGGCGGAGCAGTCGAAGACGACGCCAACGACGCCAGCGcaattgctgccgctgccattggTGCAGCAACTGCCCAGCAGCAAGGCAACAGCCAGTCCCAGTctcaagcaacagcagcagcaacagcacaagcAGCAACCACCCAGCAAAACATTGGTGACAGCAACACCGCCTCCGCCGCCACCTGCAACCACAGCCACTGCATCCAGTTCGCCAGCTGCCGACTCCAGCATGTCCACGGAGTTGAATGCCACAACGTTggcgctgctgcagcagatGCTGTGGCTGCCGTACTTTGGCCAGTTGTCGCAGGAGTTCTTCAAGACGCTGAAGGATCCGTTGGGGCTGCAGCGCAAGTTCATGAGCAATCTGCTGCCGCTGTACAACAGTCAGTTTGGGCTGCAGCATCTCGATGAGCTCTACAAGCATTGCCTCAAACAGAAGCCTGCATCCGAAGCCGAAGcaccgccagcagcagcagcagcaacagttgctccaacagcaacagctgctgttgctgcctcctCGCCAGCAACACCGACCAAGCCGCCAGCTGCCTTCAATGGCTTCAGCAGTCCCATGGAGCTGGCCTTCATGCAGAAGctgctccagcagcagcaacaacaacaacagcagcagcagcaaccacaacagtcGAAGGCAAcaccacagcaacaattgcatcTGGAGCACAAACGAGCGCGACGTGAACACGATCATGTGGCCAAGGCGACGCCGCCAGCTGTCACaccaactgttgctgctgttccaaGTGCTGCGCCAcctgcaacagctgctgcaccAGCTGTGGAGCACAAGCCACGCCTCACGTGCAAGTCGCTGTCGAATCTACTCGAACCGGAGAGCAATGTGGTGCCGCTGTTGAATGTGCCTTTCGATGCACTACGTCGCTCTGCCGCCATgcacaacagccacaacaagcCCGCTTCCAGCCAGGATGCCATGATGAGCAGCGGTCGCCAGTTGCGTTCCAGCAAAGCCTGCGTCACCTACAATCCCCTGGAGCAGCAGTCCAagcaatcgcagcagcagcaacaaatgcagcGCAAACGTGGCAACATGTTGGCACAcgagttgcagcagcagcagcagcaccaacagcagcagcaacaacagcagcagcaacatcatcagcagcaacagcaacatttggccgaggctgcagcagcagcggctgcagctggTGGCGCTGGACTGGATGCAAATGCAGCATTGTGGCATCCACTCTTTGGCAG CAATCCGAAGCAGGGCTACAACAGCCCTTGGCAGTGGACAACGGTGACGGCAACTGGCGAATGA